From Deltaproteobacteria bacterium, one genomic window encodes:
- a CDS encoding glycerate kinase, whose product MKTAADRKASLRKIFEAAVNAASPYAAVRANLRLVRSPEKSVLKVKNASVGLKKGGRVFVIGAGKGAPSMARAVEGLLGNRISGGLVVTKYGHSLPLKRIEVMEAGHPIPDRNGLLAAERMIKTAEGAGEDDLVIFLLTGGASALLPAPADGITLKEKQAISRLLINSGASINEINAVRKHLSRLKGGRLAELAWPARVLTLIVSDVVGNDLSSIGSGPTAPDPSTFEDCIRIIGKYGLSARVPAKALKLLSSGVKRNAAETPKPGHRAFARTANIILADNFTALLAAKEKAASLGFRPIILSSAVTGNTREAARLFSSVLMEIRRSGNPVRPPACVLMGGETTLRVAGKGKGGRNQEFALCAALALGGEEGISILSAGTDGTDGPTDAAGAFALPDTLRKASVLGLDASGFLSRNDSYNFFKPIGGLFMTGPTGTNVMDIAIGISE is encoded by the coding sequence ATGAAAACGGCGGCAGATAGGAAGGCCTCCCTCCGGAAGATCTTCGAGGCGGCTGTAAATGCCGCCTCGCCCTATGCGGCGGTCCGTGCAAACCTCCGTCTCGTCCGTTCACCTGAAAAATCAGTCCTCAAAGTAAAAAATGCGTCCGTAGGCCTCAAAAAAGGCGGCAGGGTCTTTGTCATCGGAGCGGGCAAGGGCGCGCCGTCAATGGCCCGGGCAGTGGAAGGCTTGCTCGGTAACAGGATATCCGGCGGTCTCGTCGTGACCAAGTACGGCCACTCGCTTCCGCTTAAGCGGATAGAGGTCATGGAGGCGGGCCATCCCATACCGGACCGTAATGGCCTTTTAGCGGCCGAGAGGATGATAAAGACGGCTGAAGGGGCAGGCGAGGACGACCTGGTCATATTCCTCCTTACCGGGGGCGCCTCGGCCCTGCTCCCGGCCCCGGCAGATGGGATTACGCTAAAGGAGAAGCAGGCCATATCGAGGCTCCTCATAAATTCCGGGGCCTCGATAAACGAGATAAACGCGGTAAGGAAGCACCTTTCAAGGCTAAAGGGCGGCCGCCTCGCGGAGCTCGCATGGCCCGCGCGCGTACTTACGCTTATCGTTTCGGATGTCGTAGGTAACGACCTCTCTTCCATCGGCTCGGGGCCGACCGCGCCCGACCCCTCGACGTTCGAGGACTGTATCCGAATAATCGGGAAATACGGCCTTTCAGCGAGAGTACCTGCAAAGGCGCTTAAGCTCCTCAGTAGCGGCGTAAAAAGGAATGCTGCCGAAACGCCCAAGCCCGGACACAGGGCCTTCGCCCGGACCGCTAATATCATCCTGGCCGATAACTTTACCGCCCTTCTGGCGGCAAAAGAGAAGGCCGCCTCATTGGGCTTCCGCCCCATAATACTTTCATCGGCAGTGACCGGCAATACACGCGAAGCGGCCCGGCTCTTCTCGTCGGTGCTCATGGAGATAAGGAGGTCCGGTAACCCCGTAAGGCCGCCTGCCTGCGTGCTCATGGGCGGGGAGACGACCCTCAGGGTGGCCGGAAAAGGAAAGGGCGGAAGGAACCAGGAGTTTGCCCTTTGCGCGGCCCTCGCACTTGGCGGAGAGGAGGGCATATCGATCCTCTCCGCAGGAACGGACGGCACGGACGGCCCGACCGACGCGGCAGGGGCCTTTGCCTTGCCAGACACGCTCAGGAAGGCTTCGGTCCTCGGCCTTGATGCGTCGGGCTTCCTCTCCCGGAACGATTCCTATAATTTCTTCAAGCCGATCGGCGGCCTTTTCATGACCGGCCCGACCGGCACGAACGTAATGGACATCGCAATCGGAATTTCGGAATAG